A single region of the Triticum dicoccoides isolate Atlit2015 ecotype Zavitan chromosome 2B, WEW_v2.0, whole genome shotgun sequence genome encodes:
- the LOC119362831 gene encoding uncharacterized protein LOC119362831 isoform X1, whose amino-acid sequence MPTNGLKLNGFDSCRMCAAPGPWSSSVFPVESQDSMSVPNVVFGAGGSAQAGVEAAAGEVCSEATSGWRRRGVAGLAGWIGSVLPVDSQDSMSAPIVEMDAVGKAQP is encoded by the exons ATGCCCACCAATGGCCTCAAGCTCAACGG CTTCGATTCATGCAGGATGTGTGCTGCGCCCGGCCCGTGGAGCAGTTCCGTCTTCCCAGTCGAGTCACAGGATTCGATGAGTGTCCCGAACGTCGTGTTTGGCGCCGGCGGCAGTGCACAGGCaggcgtggaggcggcggcgggcgaggtGTGCTCTGAAGCCACCAGTGGCTGGAGACGCAG GGGTGTTGCCGGGCTGGCGGGGTGGATTGGTTCCGTTCTACCAGTGGACTCCCAGGATTCGATGAGTGCCCCCATTGTCGAGATGGACGCGGTCGGCAAAGCACAGCCATAA
- the LOC119362831 gene encoding uncharacterized protein LOC119362831 isoform X2, whose protein sequence is MPTNGLKLNGMCAAPGPWSSSVFPVESQDSMSVPNVVFGAGGSAQAGVEAAAGEVCSEATSGWRRRGVAGLAGWIGSVLPVDSQDSMSAPIVEMDAVGKAQP, encoded by the exons ATGCCCACCAATGGCCTCAAGCTCAACGG GATGTGTGCTGCGCCCGGCCCGTGGAGCAGTTCCGTCTTCCCAGTCGAGTCACAGGATTCGATGAGTGTCCCGAACGTCGTGTTTGGCGCCGGCGGCAGTGCACAGGCaggcgtggaggcggcggcgggcgaggtGTGCTCTGAAGCCACCAGTGGCTGGAGACGCAG GGGTGTTGCCGGGCTGGCGGGGTGGATTGGTTCCGTTCTACCAGTGGACTCCCAGGATTCGATGAGTGCCCCCATTGTCGAGATGGACGCGGTCGGCAAAGCACAGCCATAA
- the LOC119362830 gene encoding probable transcription factor At5g28040 yields MLPAGDGSSAAVAALSFTDADGDDYSEDGDFTGVPFLEPPDPSLPDPTSSSATALLPAGGSGGQASSGGERRPLFQRLWTEEDEIVILRGFAEFTAARGTAFASHQYDTDPFYEDMRRRLQLDFSKSQLVEKLRRLKRKYRNCVSRLRGSGAAFSFRSPHEQAIFEIARNIWRPTNKHGRDPSADSDDEEAVVAAAAVAATSVPANTSPNGEVKSPSGRQRRRRRSVESAPTAPAAVPATILVQPPQPVQVQMPVSVPVKMDDSLPALPQAPMPVTVTMEGSEPLKFPVMSPQSGVVDVEKNFLTPMFKEMIHAVINMGSSPFGMKLPEPPHGLPMEGEKWRNQRILELEVYLKRIELLQDQVKATLEELKSSTPRT; encoded by the coding sequence ATGCTTCCCGCCGGCGACGGCtcgtccgccgccgtcgccgccctctcTTTCACCGATGCGGACGGCGACGACTACTCCGAGGACGGGGACTTCACCGGCGTCCCGTTCCTCGAACCGCCCGATCCGAGCCTCCCCgaccccacctcctcctccgccaccgcccTGCTCCCCGCGGGTGGAAGCGGCGGCCAAGCCTCGtcgggcggcgagcggcggccaCTCTTCCAGCGCCTCTGGACGGAGGAGGACGAGATCGTGATCCTCCGCGGGTTCGCGGAGTTCACCGCCGCCCGCGGCACGGCGTTCGCGTCGCACCAGTACGACACGGACCCCTTCTACGAGGATATGCGCCGCCGCCTCCAGCTCGACTTCTCCAAGAGCCAGCTCGTCGAGAAGCTCCGCCGCCTGAAGCGCAAGTACCGCAACTGCGTCTCCCGCCTCCGCGGGTCCGGCGCTGCCTTCTCCTTCCGCTCCCCGCACGAGCAGGCCATTTTCGAGATCGCGCGCAACATCTGGCGCCCCACGAATAAGCACGGCCGGGATCCCTCGGCCGACTCCGACGACGAAGAGGCTGTGGTTGCCGCTGCGGCGGTGGCTGCCACATCTGTCCCTGCGAACACCAGCCCCAATGGGGAAGTCAAGTCCCCCTCAGGGCGGCAGCGCCGCCGTAGACGCTCGGTGGAATCAGCTCCAACTGCCCCTGCTGCTGTCCCTGCCACCATTTTGGTGCAGCCCCCTCAGCCAGTGCAGGTGCAGATGCCTGTGTCAGTCCCTGTCAAGATGGATGACTCGCTACCAGCACTGCCCCAGGCTCCAATGCCTGTGACAGTGACCATGGAGGGTTCCGAGCCACTCAAGTTTCCGGTCATGTCACCGCAGTCAGGAGTTGTTGATGTCGAGAAGAATTTTCTGACGCCTATGTTTAAGGAGATGATTCACGCAGTGATAAATATGGGATCCAGTCCGTTTGGTATGAAACTTCCTGAGCCGCCACACGGCTTGCCCATGGAAGGGGAGAAATGGAGAAATCAGCGAATCCTGGAGCTGGAAGTGTACTTGAAGCGGATCGAACTGCTGCAGGACCAGGTGAAGGCGACGCTTGAGGAGCTCAAGTCCTCCACACCTAGGACTTGA